A genomic segment from Klebsiella africana encodes:
- the nrdI gene encoding class Ib ribonucleoside-diphosphate reductase assembly flavoprotein NrdI, producing MSLIVYFSSRSENTHRFVQRLGLPAVRIPLNEREHLQVDAPYILIVPSYGGGGTAGAVPRQAIRFLNDVHNRQLIRGVIAAGNRNFGDAWGRAGEVIAQKCAVPYLYRFELMGTPDDINTVRKGVSEFWQRQPQNV from the coding sequence ATGAGCCTCATCGTCTACTTCTCCAGCCGTTCAGAGAATACCCATCGCTTTGTGCAGCGCCTGGGGCTGCCGGCGGTGCGCATCCCGCTGAACGAGCGCGAACATCTGCAGGTAGACGCCCCCTATATTCTCATCGTTCCCAGCTATGGCGGCGGCGGTACGGCTGGCGCGGTGCCGCGTCAGGCGATCCGCTTTTTAAACGACGTGCATAACCGCCAGCTGATCCGCGGAGTGATTGCCGCTGGCAACCGCAACTTTGGCGACGCCTGGGGGCGCGCCGGGGAGGTCATCGCGCAAAAATGCGCCGTGCCCTATCTCTACCGCTTCGAGCTGATGGGAACCCCTGACGATATCAACACTGTGCGTAAAGGAGTCAGCGAATTTTGGCAACGACAACCGCAGAACGTATAA
- the nrdE gene encoding class 1b ribonucleoside-diphosphate reductase subunit alpha, which produces MATTTAERITAAADFHALNAMLNLYDSEGRIPFEKDRQAVEAFMTAQIRPNTLTFASQDDKLTWLVREGYYDPQVLAGYDRGFVLALFAQARRAAFRFQTFLGAWKFYTSYALKTFDGKHYLEDFADRCVMVALTLAQGDDQQAQQLMEEMLSGRFQPATPTFLNAGKQQRGELISCFLLRIEDNMESIGRAVNSALQLSKRGGGVAFLLSNLREAGAPIKRIENQSSGVVPVMKMLEDAFSYANQLGARQGAGAVWLHVHHPDILRFLDTRRENADEKIRIKTLSLGVVIPDITFQLAKEDAQMALFSPYDVERLYGKPFADCAIGDLYPQLVADERVRKRWIRARDLFQRLAEIQFESGYPYIMFEDTVNRANPVAGRITMSNLCSEILQVSTPSTYDENLSYAHIGEDISCNLGSLNIAHTMDSPDFARTITTAVRALTAVSDMSDIQSVPSVAAGNAASHAIGLGQMNLHGYLAREGIAYGSPEGLDFTNIYFYTVTWHALHTSMLLARERGQRFAGFEQSRYASGAYFDKYLQEEWQPKTERVRALFARAGIPLPDRESWRQLRDDVMRYGIYNRYLQAVPPTGSISYINHATSSIHPIVSKIEIRKEGKTGRVYYPAPFMHNDNLALYQDAYEIGPEKIIDTYAEATRHVDQGLSLTLFFPDTATTRDINKAQIYAWKKGIKTLYYIRLRQLALEGTEIEGCVSCAL; this is translated from the coding sequence TTGGCAACGACAACCGCAGAACGTATAACCGCCGCGGCGGATTTTCACGCCCTCAACGCGATGCTGAATTTGTACGATAGCGAGGGCCGCATCCCGTTTGAGAAAGATCGCCAGGCGGTAGAGGCCTTTATGACCGCCCAGATACGGCCCAACACCCTCACCTTCGCCAGCCAGGACGATAAACTCACCTGGCTCGTCCGCGAGGGCTATTACGATCCGCAGGTGCTGGCCGGCTATGACCGCGGGTTTGTGCTGGCATTGTTCGCCCAGGCCCGGCGCGCCGCATTTCGCTTTCAGACCTTCCTCGGCGCCTGGAAGTTCTATACCAGCTACGCGCTGAAGACTTTTGACGGCAAGCATTACCTCGAGGATTTTGCCGATCGCTGCGTAATGGTGGCGCTGACGCTGGCCCAGGGGGATGACCAGCAGGCGCAGCAGCTAATGGAAGAGATGCTCAGCGGCCGTTTCCAGCCGGCCACCCCCACCTTCCTCAACGCCGGCAAACAGCAGCGCGGGGAGCTGATCTCCTGCTTCCTGCTGCGCATTGAAGATAATATGGAGTCCATCGGCCGGGCGGTTAACTCGGCGCTGCAACTGTCGAAACGCGGCGGCGGGGTGGCCTTTTTACTCTCCAACCTGCGCGAGGCCGGGGCGCCGATCAAGCGCATCGAAAACCAGTCCTCCGGGGTGGTGCCGGTGATGAAGATGCTGGAAGACGCGTTCTCCTATGCCAATCAGCTCGGTGCCCGCCAGGGGGCAGGAGCGGTCTGGCTGCATGTTCACCATCCCGATATTTTGCGCTTTCTTGATACCCGGCGTGAGAATGCCGATGAGAAAATCCGCATCAAAACCTTATCGCTGGGGGTAGTGATCCCTGATATCACCTTCCAGCTGGCGAAAGAAGACGCGCAGATGGCCCTGTTCTCGCCGTATGACGTCGAGCGGCTGTACGGTAAACCCTTCGCCGACTGCGCCATCGGCGACCTCTATCCGCAGCTGGTGGCCGACGAGCGGGTGCGCAAGCGCTGGATCCGCGCCCGCGACCTGTTCCAGCGGCTGGCGGAGATCCAGTTCGAATCCGGCTATCCGTACATCATGTTTGAAGACACTGTTAATCGCGCCAATCCGGTAGCTGGGCGAATAACCATGAGCAACCTGTGTTCGGAGATCCTGCAGGTCAGTACGCCGTCCACCTATGATGAGAACCTCAGTTACGCCCATATTGGAGAAGATATCTCCTGTAACCTCGGCTCGCTGAATATTGCCCATACCATGGACTCGCCGGACTTTGCCCGCACTATCACCACCGCGGTGCGCGCCCTGACCGCGGTGTCCGATATGAGCGACATACAGTCGGTTCCCTCGGTGGCGGCCGGCAATGCGGCCTCCCACGCCATCGGCCTGGGGCAGATGAATCTTCACGGCTACCTGGCGCGGGAAGGCATTGCCTACGGCAGTCCGGAGGGGCTGGACTTCACCAATATCTATTTTTACACCGTGACCTGGCATGCCCTGCACACCTCGATGCTGCTGGCCCGCGAGCGCGGCCAGCGCTTCGCTGGCTTCGAACAGTCACGCTACGCCAGCGGGGCGTACTTCGACAAATATCTGCAGGAGGAGTGGCAGCCGAAAACCGAACGCGTGCGCGCGCTGTTCGCCCGCGCCGGCATCCCTCTTCCCGACCGGGAAAGCTGGCGCCAGCTGCGCGACGATGTCATGCGCTATGGCATCTATAACCGCTATCTGCAGGCGGTGCCGCCCACCGGGTCGATCTCGTACATCAACCATGCTACCTCCAGCATTCATCCGATCGTCTCGAAGATTGAGATCCGCAAAGAGGGGAAAACCGGGCGGGTATACTACCCCGCGCCGTTTATGCATAACGACAATCTGGCACTCTACCAGGATGCGTACGAGATAGGGCCGGAGAAGATCATTGACACCTACGCCGAGGCGACGCGCCACGTCGACCAGGGGCTGTCGCTGACCCTGTTCTTCCCCGATACCGCCACCACCCGCGATATCAATAAAGCGCAAATCTACGCCTGGAAGAAAGGCATCAAGACGCTCTACTACATCCGTCTGCGCCAGCTGGCGCTGGAAGGCACTGAAATTGAAGGCTGCGTGTCCTGCGCGCTGTAA